The following proteins come from a genomic window of Pyxidicoccus sp. MSG2:
- a CDS encoding M3 family metallopeptidase, giving the protein MRKLLFAGAGMAVLASAGCATTTPPAQESQNMASAPSASTPSTAPSGSTAPAAPSNPLLAKWAGPHGGLPPFAQVQVAQFKPALEAAMEENRREIAAIVDTAVPPTFENTIVALEAAGKTFSDVETLYGVWSSTMASPEVQALQREMAPKLAAFDDEIYQNAGLFKRIEAVYNSPDKAKLTPEQQRLTWLHYTRFARSGAKLDAAAKQKLAAINQRLASLYTSFSQNVLAEEEGYTVVLESEADLAGLPDSVRAGAAAAAESRGLKGKWVITNTRSSMEPFLTYSARRDLREKVWRNYVNRGDNGDARDNNAIIAEVLKLRAERAKLLGYATHAHWRLENTMAKTPERAMELMEAVWKPAVARVHEEVRDMQAVADKQGAKLKIEPWDYRYYAEKVRKAKYDLDQNEVKPYLQLEKLREGMFWVAGELFGFAFTQVDDVPVYHPDVRVWEVKDKASGRHVGLWYFDPYARPGKRSGAWMNAYRNQERFRGEVTTIVSNNSNFVKGAPGEAVLISWEDASTLFHEFGHALHGLSSNVTYPSLAGTSVARDYVEFPSQLLEHWLSTPEVLNTYALHYQTGKPIPKALVSRIEKAATFNQGFGTVEYLSSALIDMKLHLAGDKPIDPDAFERDTLTSLGMPREIVMRHRTPQFGHVFAGDGYSAGYYSYLWSDTLTADAFEAFTAGKGAYDRAVAERLRKNVFSVGNTLDPAEAYRGFRGRDAGIDALMRKRGFPVPGATAQAKDAK; this is encoded by the coding sequence CCCGTCTGCCTCCACCCCTTCCACTGCCCCGTCTGGCTCCACGGCGCCCGCCGCCCCGTCGAACCCGCTGCTCGCGAAGTGGGCCGGGCCGCACGGTGGGTTGCCGCCGTTCGCCCAGGTCCAGGTGGCGCAGTTCAAGCCCGCGCTCGAGGCGGCCATGGAGGAGAACCGCCGGGAAATCGCAGCCATCGTCGACACGGCCGTCCCGCCGACGTTCGAGAACACCATCGTCGCGCTGGAGGCGGCCGGGAAGACGTTCTCCGACGTGGAGACGCTCTACGGCGTGTGGAGCTCGACCATGGCCTCCCCGGAGGTCCAGGCGCTCCAGCGGGAGATGGCGCCGAAGCTCGCGGCCTTCGACGATGAAATCTACCAGAACGCGGGGCTCTTCAAGCGCATCGAGGCCGTCTACAACTCGCCCGACAAGGCGAAGCTGACGCCCGAGCAGCAGCGGCTCACGTGGCTGCACTACACGCGCTTCGCCCGCTCGGGCGCGAAGCTGGACGCGGCGGCGAAGCAGAAGCTGGCCGCCATCAACCAGCGGCTCGCGTCGCTCTACACGTCCTTCAGCCAGAATGTCCTGGCCGAGGAGGAGGGCTACACCGTCGTCCTGGAGTCCGAGGCGGACCTCGCGGGGCTGCCCGACTCCGTGCGCGCCGGCGCGGCGGCCGCGGCCGAGTCGCGGGGCTTGAAGGGCAAGTGGGTCATCACCAATACGCGCTCGTCCATGGAGCCGTTCCTCACGTACTCGGCCCGGCGCGACCTGCGCGAGAAGGTGTGGCGCAACTACGTCAACCGCGGTGACAACGGCGACGCACGCGACAACAACGCCATCATCGCCGAGGTGCTGAAGCTGCGCGCCGAGCGCGCGAAGCTGCTGGGCTACGCGACGCACGCGCACTGGCGGCTGGAGAACACCATGGCGAAGACGCCCGAGCGCGCCATGGAGCTGATGGAGGCCGTCTGGAAGCCCGCGGTGGCCCGTGTCCACGAGGAAGTCCGGGACATGCAGGCCGTGGCGGACAAGCAGGGCGCGAAGCTGAAAATCGAGCCCTGGGACTACCGCTACTACGCGGAGAAGGTCCGCAAGGCGAAGTATGATTTGGACCAGAACGAGGTGAAGCCGTACCTGCAGCTGGAGAAGCTGCGCGAGGGCATGTTCTGGGTGGCGGGCGAGCTGTTCGGCTTCGCCTTCACCCAGGTCGACGACGTGCCCGTCTACCACCCCGACGTGCGCGTCTGGGAGGTGAAGGACAAGGCCAGCGGCCGCCACGTGGGGCTCTGGTACTTCGACCCGTACGCGCGGCCCGGCAAGCGCTCCGGCGCGTGGATGAACGCGTACCGCAACCAGGAGCGGTTCCGCGGCGAAGTCACGACGATTGTCTCCAACAACTCCAACTTCGTGAAGGGCGCGCCCGGGGAAGCAGTGCTCATCAGCTGGGAGGACGCGTCCACGCTGTTCCACGAGTTCGGCCACGCGCTGCACGGGCTCAGCTCCAACGTGACGTACCCGTCGCTGGCGGGCACCTCCGTGGCGCGCGACTACGTGGAGTTCCCCTCGCAGCTCCTGGAGCACTGGCTGTCCACGCCCGAGGTGCTCAACACCTACGCGCTGCACTACCAGACGGGGAAGCCCATTCCGAAGGCGCTGGTGTCCCGCATCGAGAAGGCCGCGACGTTCAACCAGGGCTTCGGCACGGTGGAGTACCTGTCGAGCGCGCTCATCGACATGAAGCTGCATCTGGCGGGGGACAAGCCCATCGACCCGGATGCCTTCGAGCGCGACACGCTGACGTCGCTGGGCATGCCGAGGGAAATCGTGATGCGGCACCGCACGCCGCAGTTCGGTCACGTCTTCGCCGGCGACGGGTACTCGGCGGGCTACTACAGCTACCTGTGGTCCGACACGCTGACGGCGGACGCCTTCGAGGCCTTCACCGCGGGCAAGGGCGCCTACGACAGGGCCGTGGCCGAGCGGCTGCGCAAGAATGTCTTCTCCGTGGGCAACACGCTGGACCCTGCCGAGGCCTACCGCGGCTTCCGCGGCCGTGACGCGGGCATCGACGCGCTGATGCGCAAGCGCGGCTTCCCCGTTCCGGGCGCGACGGCGCAGGCGAAGGACGCGAAGTAG
- the thiD gene encoding bifunctional hydroxymethylpyrimidine kinase/phosphomethylpyrimidine kinase → MRPMETHGPVTALTIAGSDSGGGAGIQADLSTFAFHRVHGTSALTAVTAQNTRGVTRVDVLPAASVVAQIDAVATDIGAGAVKTGMLVNPDIITAVAGRLRELKLGPLVVDPVMVSRAGARLIDDAAVGALKALLLPLATVATPNRHEAELLAGLELHTLEDMREAARRIHRLGPRAVLIKGGGMTGALRGTDVWFDGERLETLHLRSVETRNTHGTGCTLSAAIAAHLALGRDALDATRRAKAYVTAALEHPLALGSGPGPFSHFFPLDG, encoded by the coding sequence ATGCGCCCCATGGAAACCCACGGGCCCGTCACAGCGCTCACCATCGCCGGCTCGGACAGCGGGGGTGGCGCTGGCATCCAGGCCGACCTGAGCACCTTCGCGTTCCACCGCGTCCACGGCACCAGCGCCCTGACGGCCGTCACCGCGCAGAACACGCGGGGCGTCACCCGCGTGGACGTGCTGCCCGCTGCTTCCGTCGTCGCGCAAATCGACGCGGTGGCGACGGACATCGGCGCGGGCGCGGTAAAGACGGGCATGCTCGTCAACCCGGACATCATCACCGCGGTGGCCGGACGGCTGCGCGAATTGAAGCTGGGGCCGCTGGTGGTGGACCCGGTCATGGTGTCCCGGGCCGGCGCGCGGCTCATCGACGACGCGGCCGTGGGCGCACTGAAGGCCCTGCTGCTGCCGCTGGCCACGGTGGCCACACCCAACCGTCACGAGGCGGAATTGCTGGCGGGCCTGGAGCTGCACACGCTGGAGGACATGCGCGAGGCCGCGCGCCGCATCCACCGGCTCGGCCCCCGGGCGGTGCTCATCAAGGGCGGCGGCATGACGGGCGCCCTGCGTGGGACGGACGTCTGGTTCGACGGGGAGCGCCTGGAGACGCTGCACCTGCGCTCGGTGGAGACGCGCAACACCCACGGCACCGGGTGCACGCTGTCGGCGGCCATCGCCGCGCACCTGGCACTGGGGCGTGACGCCCTGGACGCCACCCGGCGCGCCAAGGCGTATGTCACCGCCGCGCTCGAGCACCCGCTGGCGCTGGGCAGCGGCCCCGGGCCCTTCAGCCACTTCTTCCCGCTGGACGGGTAG